GATCAGGCCGAGGACGAGCAGCAGCTTCGCGATCATCCCCCAGCCATACCAGGCGGCGAAGAGCAGGTCCCAGCGCGGGACCAGCAGGATGGCCGCGATCCCGCCCGCCAGCACCACCACCGCCACCATGGCGATGGCGGCGCGCGACCAGGCGGCGATCAGCCCGGCCTCGCCCGCCATGGCCGCGCGGATCAGCAGCGGCAGGCTGCCGATCCAGAAGCCGACGGCCAGCAGGTGCAGCGTGACCAGCGCCGAGAGTTCCTGCCGCGGGCGGTAGAGCGTCGAGTGGCCCATCGCCGCGTAGCTCGCGGCCGCGATCAGCGCACCCATGGCGGCCAGCGCCGGGGCCACCGGCCAGGGCATGGCCGCGAGCGCGAGCAGGGCAAGGCCCACGACGCGCAGCCAGAAGGCATCCCCGATGCGCGAGACCATCATCGCCCGCCAGACCGCGCCGTCGAACCAGGCCTCGTTCCCGCTGAGGATCTGGGCCCGCAGCAGCAGCCCGAGCAGCGAGACGGCGATGCCGGCCAGCGCAGCACCCAGCAGCCAGCGGCGCAGATGCGCGAGCCCCCCCGGATCCAGCCGGTGGCCGAACCCGGCGAGGAAGAGGCCGATGCCGGCCGCGCCGAGGGAGGTCGCGTATTGCGCGGCGCGCAGCAGCACGGTCGCGCCGTCCAGCAGGCTCGGGTCGGGCTGGAGGAATTCGAGGATCATCGCGTGGCCTCCCAGGTGAAGCGCAGGCTGCCGCGGATCGGATGCCCATCGGCCGAGATGGCGCGCCATTCGAGGCGCAGCGCGCCGGGCGGCAGGGGGGCGGCGGGGGTCGCACGCGCCTCCCGCCGCGGCGCCGCATCGCCCTCCCGCTGGAGGGGCAGGGCCTGGCCCGCCGCGTCGAAGAGGCGCAGCGAGGTGACCTGCACCGGCTCGTTGAAACGCAGCACGAATTCGCCGGGCGGCGCGGCGAGGCGCGCGCCCTGCGGCGGCGTGCTGCCGCTCAGCTCGGAATGGGCGAGGGCAAGGCCGGGTGCAAGGATCAGGAGGGCCGCCAGGAGGAATCGCATGGGCGGAGTGTCGGGCCTCCCACAAGGTCAGGGTCAAGCGCCGGGGCGCGTCTCGCTCTCAATGCGGCCGTCGCGCAGGTTCACCATGCGGTCGAAGCGATCGAAGATCTTCTCGTCATGCGTGACGACGAGGACGGCGGCGCGCTGCTCCCGCGCCACGCGGCGCAGCAGCTCCATCACCACGCGGGCGCGCTCGGAATCCAGCGCCGCGGTCGGCTCGTCGGCCAGGATGATGCTGGGGTGGTTCGCCAGCGCGCGCGCGATGGCGACCCGCTGCGCCTCGCCGCCCGAGAGCAGCGCCGGCATGGCGCTGGCGCGGCGGCCGACCTGGAGGTGATCCAGCAATGCGGCCGCGCGCCGGCGCGCCTCGGCCAAGCCGACGCCCGACAGCGTGATGGCGAGGGCCACATTATCGGTCGCGTTGAGGAAGGGCAGCAAATTGTGCGCCTGGAAGATGAAGCCGATCTTCTCGCGCCTCAGCGCCCGGAGGTCGCGCCGCTTCCAGCCGCCCTCCCACACCGTTTCGCCCGAGAGGCGCATCACCCCCGCATCGGGCTCCAGGATGCAGGCGACGACGTTGAGCAGGGTGGATTTCCCGCTGCCCGAGGGGCCGCGCAGCCCCACCACCTCGCCCGGGTCCACATGGAGGTGGATGTCGGCGAGCGCCTGCACGCGCGCCTCCCCCTCGCCGAAGCCCTTGGCGATGCCCTGGAGCTCGACGAGGCTCATCCGCCCAGCGCCTGCGCCGGCTCGATCCGCAGCGCGGCGCGCACGCCGAGCAGGCTGGCCAGCAGGCAGATGACGAAGACGACGAGGCCGACGCCGGCCAGCTCCTCCGGCCCCAGCACAACGCGGCGGGGAAAGACGTCCTTCACCAGCAGCAGCAGCGTGGCGCCGCTGGCGAAGCTGACCGCCCCCAGCAGCAGCGCCTGCTGCATGACGAGCGAGACGATGGCGCGGTCCGGCGCGCCGATCAGCTTCAGCGTCGCGATCTCGCGCAGCTTGTCCATGGTGAGCATGTAGACGATCAGCGCCACGATCACGCCCGAGACCAGCAGCAGGATGGTGGTGAAGAGGCCCAGTTGCTTGCGCGCGCGCTCCACCACGCTGCGGGTGAGGATATTGTCCTGCTCGGCCGAGGTGAGCGCGGCCAGGTGCTTCCAGTGGCGAAGCTGCTCGGTGATCAGCACCGGATCGGCATGCGGGGCGAGGCGGGCGATGACGGCGTTCACCGTGTCCCGCGGCTGGCCCGCGCTGCCGCTCGCCGTCGCGCGGCGGGCGGCGGGCGCGTTCAGGCGGAACTGCAGTTCCTGCGCATCGGCGAGCGTGATCCAGCCCAGTGGGTCGCCGCCGGAGGAGACGGCGCGCGCCGTCAGCCCCACCACGCGGAAGCGCAGCCCGCCGATCTCGACCATGGCGCCGAGCGGCTGGCCCGCGCCGCGGTCCAGCACCATCTCGCGCCGGGCGGCGATGCCGCGCCCCTCGGCCAGGGGAGGCGGGCCGCCCGGGCGGTCCAGCTCATAGCCCAGGATCTGCACGCGGAGGGCGGCGCCCACGCGCTCGCGCCCCGCCTCGTTGCGGAAGGCGCCGGCCGTGCTGGCGGCGGCGGTGCCGGCCGCGCGCGCCTCGACGGTCTGGAAGGTGACGCTGCCGGCGGCCACCACGCCCGCGATGCGCGCCACCGCCTCGCGCGTGTCGCCCGGGATGCGGCTGGCCTCCGCGAAGGGGCCGCGCGTGCCGCCCTCCACCACCCAGAGATCGGCGCCCAGCGCGCGGGTCAGCGAGAGGGCCTCATCCACCACGCCGCGATAGATGCCGACCATGGCGAGTGCGACACCCAGCAGCAGGCCGAGCCCCGCGCAGGTCAGCAGGAAGCGGCCAAGCTTGTGGCGGATGTCGCGCAACGCGAGGTTCATGGGCTGGCGCGCGCCGCCCGCCCTTCGCGGAAGCCGGGCAGGACGCGCGTCACCACCTCCGGCATGGCGGGGTCAAGCACCAGGCGGGCATCCAGCGTGCGGCCGGTGAAGCGCAGCGGGCGGTGATGCAGCGTGCCGCCCTCCAGCACCCAGCCGCGGCCCTCTGCGCCGTCGAAACCCGTGATCGCGGCCTCGGGCACAAGGCGCGCTTCCGGCAGGCGGCCGGTCTCGATCTCCACCTGCAACTGCTCGCCCAGCACGGGGCGTTCGGGGCAGCGTTCGCAGCGGAGATAGACGCGGCGCTCCTCCGTCACCCGGTCGCTCTCGAGGCCGATGCGCACGACCCGGGCGGGGAAGACCTCGCCGGGGAGGGAGCGCAGGCGGATCTCGGCGGGCTGCCCCTCGCGCAGATGCCCGGCCCGCGCCTCGTCCACATGGGCCAGCGCCCAGAGGCTGCCGGGGGCGACCAGGGTGAAGATCACCTCGCCCGGCTGCACCGCCGTGCCGACCTCGCGGTTGCGGGCGATCACCAGCGCGTCGAAAGGCGCGGCCAGGCTGTGCTTGGCGAGCGTGCCGCGCTCGGCCTGGAGGTTGGCCCGCGCATCGGCCAGCACCGCCTGCGCCACGATGATGTCGGCCCGCGCCACGGCGAGGTCGGCGGCCGCCGTCAGCGCCTCGGTCTCCGCGATCTCGGCCGCTTCCAGCGAGCCGCTGCCGCGATTGGCCAGTTCGCGCCGGCGCTGGGCGAGGCTGCGCTTCTGGGCATAGGTGGCGGTCGCGCGCTCGGCGATGGCGGCGACGCGGCCCTGCTGCGCCTCGGCATTCTGCACGCTCGCCTCGGCCCGGGCGATGCGGGCGCGCTGCGAGGTATCGTTCAGCCGGGCGAGGAGGGCGCCGCGGGAAACGCGGTCCCCGTGGTCGGCCTCGAGCGCCACCAGCGTGCCGGCGACCTCGAAGCCGATGCGGGTGAGGATCTGCGCCTCGACGGTGCCGAGGCCGAAGACGCGCAACGGCACGTCCCGCTCGGGGCGTGCCAGGCTGACCTCGAGCGGCCGCTGGCCCCAGGCGAAGAGGCCCCAGGCGAGGGCAAGCGGCGGCAGGAGCAGGAGAAGCCAGCGCAACCGTTTCATGGGGGGAAGGATGCGCCTTCCCCCCATGGTCAGGTCAAGCTGCGCCTCACCGGAAGACCAGGTCGGGCAGGAACATCACGATGGCCGGCACATAGGTGATGACCATCAGGCAGGCGAAGATCACTCCGATGAAGATGGGCAGATAGCGCATCATCCGGTCGATGCTGGTGCCCGCCACCTGGGCGGCGGCGAAGAGGTTCACGCCGAAGGGCGGCGTGATCATCCCCATGGCCAGGTTCACCACCATCACCGTGCCGAAATGCACCTGGTTGATGCCCAGCCGCTCCGCCGCCTCGGCCAGGATCGGGGCGAGGACGATGATCGAGGCCGAGGTCTCGACGAACATGCCCACCACGAAGAGGAAGGCGTTCACGCCGAGCAGGTACCAGACCGGTGAATCGAAGGTCTGCACGATGAGTTCCGCCGCCGCATCCGGCACGCCCTGGCGGTTCAAGAGCCAGGAGAAGAGGCCGGCGCAGGCGATGATGAACATGATGACGGCCGAGCTGATCACCGACTTCTTGAAGATGGGGTAGAGGTCGCGCAGCGTGATCTCGCGGTGCAGGAACATGCCCACCAGCACGGCGTAGACCACCGCGATGACAGAGGCCTCGGTCGGCGTGGTGATGCCGCCATAGATGCCGCCCAGCACGACGAAGGGCATGAAGAGGGCGAAGCCCGCCTGCCGCGTGGCCGTCAGGAAGGGCAGGCGGCCCTCGCCGTCATTCTTCCCCCAGCCGGTGATGCGGCACCAGATCAGCACGGTCGCGATCAGCGCGCCGCCGATCAGCAGGCCGGGGCCGAAGCCCGCCATGAAGAGCTCGGGGATGCTGGTCTGCGTGGTGACGCCATAGAGGATCATCGGGATGGAGGGCGGGATGATGACGCCAAGCTCGGCCGCCGTCGCCATCAGCGCTGCCGCGAAGGCCACGGGATAGCCCGCCTTGATCAGGGCCGGGATCATCACCGCGCCGATCGCGAAGGTGGTGGCGACCGAGGAGCCCGAGATGGCCGCGAAGATCATGCAGGTGACGATGCAGGTGGCGGGCAGCCCGCCCTGGATGCCGCCCACGATGGATTTCGCGAAATCCACGAGGCGGCGGGAGATGCCGCCCACATCCATCAGGTTGCCGGCCAGGATGAAGAAGGGCACGGCGGCGAGCGGAAAGCGGTCCAGCGACACATAGAGCTGCTGCGCCGCCACGATCAGCGGGAAATTGGTGAAGCCCGCCACGCCGATGACGGCGACGATTCCGATGGCGACGGCGACCGGGATGCTGGCGGCGAACAGCACCAGCATCGCGGTGAGCATGAAGGAACTCATACCGCCATCTCCAGCTCTTCGGCCCGGCGGTCGAGGAATTGCCCGAGCGCGCCGAGCGCCGCGAAGGCCGCACCCAGCGGCAGCGCCGCATAGCCCCAGCTGATCGAGACCTCGAGGCCCGCCATTTCCTGGAACTTCACGCGCTCGGCCATGATCCAGCCGAACCAGAAGAGCACGCCCATGAGGGAGAGGTTGCCGGCCAGCACCGCCGCCTCGATCCCCCGCCGCAGCGCACCGCGCGAATAGCGGTGCGCCATGTCGATCGAGACGAGCGAGCCCGTGCGGATCGCGGCGGCGAGGCCGAGGAAGGCCATCCAGACCAGCGCCGTCCGCACCAGCGCCTCGGACCAGACGGAGGGGGTCTCGGTGGCGAAGCGGGCCACCACCTGCCAGAAACCGGCGAAGACCGCGACCAGCAGGGCGGCGATGGCGATGGCGGTGGCAATGCCGGTCGTGATGCGGTCGGCCGCCAGCACCGCGCGGCGGATTTGCGCATGCGGCCCATCGGCCCGCTGGCCGACCCAGAGGGCTGCGATGACCAGCAGGACGGTGCCGCCCAGCACGATAGCGAGCGGCGTGGCATTCATCGGATTCACGCGGGCGGTTCCCCCTCACGCAAAAGGCCGCGGGGGTTTCGCCCCGCGGCCAGGATCAAGATCCGCTCGGGCTTATTGCGCCGGGCGCCAGTCGCGGATGCGGCGCAGCGTGGCGGCGTCCATCGTCCGCTCCCACTCGGCGAAGGCCGGCGCCAGCGCCTCCTGGAAGGCGGCGGTGTTGACGGTGGTGATCACCGTCATGCCGCGGCGGCGCAGCTCTTCCACGCCGCTCGCCTCGTCGGCCGTCACGCGGGCGCGGTTGGCGGCCTGCGCGGCGCGGGCGGCGGTCATGAAATGCGCGCGGTCGGCGGCGTTCAGGCGCTGCGTGGTGCCCGGGTTGCAGATCATCACGGCCGGCGAATAGACGTGGTTGGTCAGCGTCATGTAGCGCTGCACCTGGTTCAGGTTGTTGGCCACGATCACCGAGATCGGGTTCTCCTGACCATCCACCGTGCCCTGCTGCAGCGCGGGCACGAGTTCGGAGAAGGCCATCGGCGTGGGCAGGGCGCCCAGCACGGAGAAGGCGCGCATATGCACCTGGTTCTCCATGGTGCGGACCTTCAGGCCGCGGATGTCGGCCGGCGTGTTCACGTCGCGGCGGGAATTGGTGAGGTGGCGGAAGCCGTTCTCGGTCCAGATCACGCCATGCAGGCCGCGGGCGTTGAAGCGCGCCAGCACCTGCTGGCCGATCTCGCTGTCCAGCACGCCGCGGGCATGGGCCGTGTCACGGAACAGGAAGGGCACGTCGAAAATGCGGACCTCGGGCACGAAATTGCCGACGGGGCCGGTCGAGGTGAAGGTGCAGTCGATGGTGCCGATCTGCACGCTCTCGATCATCTCGCGCTCGTTGTCGTTGCGCTGGATGACGATTCGGTAGCGGTTGTTGGTCAGCCGCTCGAAGGTCTCCTTGAAGGCGATCGGCCCGGCGCCGGTGTGGCTGTTGGGCGGCAGCGCGTGGTGGATCGTGATCTGCGTCTGCGCGAGGGCGGGGCCCGCCGCGACGAGCGTGGCGAGGCCTGCCAGCAGGGCCGAACGGCGGAAGAGGGTGGATGGTGACAGGGACATGTTTCTCTCCGGACTTTGTCTTTCGTGGATACGTTATTACTCTCGGGCCGCGCAACATGGCGTTTCAACGCGCTTTGTCCCATGATGAAAAAAATCGAGGTTGAGGAACCGGAATGACCCTGCGCTGTGACCTGGTGATTCGTGACGCCACCGTGCTGGACGGCACGGGCGCGCCCCGCTTCACCGCCGATGTGGCCGTCGAGGGCGACCGGATCGTGGCCGTGGGCGCCCTGGGCAGCGCCTCGGGCCGCGAGGAGGTGGAGGCGAAGGGCCTGGCGCTGGCGCCGGGCTTCATCGACGCGCACACCCATGACGACCGCGCCGTGGTCTGCGGCCCCGAATGCATGCACTGCAAGACGAGCCAGGGCGTGACCACCGTGGTCGTCGGCAATTGCGGCGTCTCCCTCGCGCCGCTGCGCCTGTCCAACCGCCCGCCGCCGCCGCTCGACCTGCTGGGCGATGAGAGCTGGTTCACGCTCGGCGGCTTCGGCGAATATGCCGAGGCGCTGGCCCGGAAGCCCACCTCGGTCAACACTTTCGCCTTCTGCGGCCACATGTCGCTCCGCGTCGAGGCCATGGCGGGCGATGTCTATCGCGCGGCCAATGACCGCGAGATCGCCCACATGCAGGAACGCCTGCGCGGCGCCCTGCGCGAGGGGGCGGGCGGCTTCTCCACCGGCCTCTACTACCCGCCCAATGCCCAGGCGCCGACCGAGGAGGTCATCGCCATCGCCGAAGTCCTGCGCGAGGAGGGCGGCCTCTACGCCACCCACATGCGCGACGAGGCGGATTTCGTGATGGAGAGCATCCGCGAGACGCTGCGCGTGGGCCGCGAGGCCGGCACGCCCGAGAAGCCGCTCGAGGTCGTCATCAGCCACCACAAATGCAGCATGAGCGAGAATTTCGGCCGCTCGCGCGATACGCTGGCCCTGATGGACCGGCTCGGCCAGGACCAGCCCGTGGCCTATGACGTCTATCCCTATCCGGCGGGCTCGACCGTGCTGATGCCGGACAAGCTGCGCCAGGACGTGCCGGTGCAGATCACCTGGTCCATCCCGCACCCCGAGATGGCGGGTCGCAACCTCGATGACATCGCGCAGGAATGGGGCGTCACGCGCCGCGCGGCGGCGGACCGGCTTCTGCCGGCGGGCGCCATCTCCTTCTCGATGGATGAGGCGGATGTGCGGCGCATCATGGCGCATCCCCGCGCGATGATCGGCAGCGACGGCATCCCGCACGACGCGAAGCCGCATCCGCGCCTCTGGGGCACCTTCCCGCGGGTGCTCGGCATGTATGCGCGCGACCTCGGCCTCTTCACGCTGGAGAGCGCGGTGCACAAGATGACGGGCCGCACGGCGCAGGTCTTCGGCCTGCCGGATCGCGGCGTGATCCGCGCCGGCGCCTTCGCCGATCTCGTGCTGTTCGACCCCGCCCGCGTGCGGGACAACGCGACCTATGCCGAGCCCATGCTGGTTTCGGACGGCATCGCGCAGGTCTGGTGCAACGGGGTTCGCACGCATGTGGAAGGCCAGGGGCCGGGCCATGCGGCGCCGGGGCGGTTCCTTGGGAATCCGCGGCGAAAAGCCGCCTGATGGCGGCACACCCGGAGGATTCGGCGGTCATGCAACCTGGCACCATCAAGCGGGCGGCGCTCGTGGCCGGGGTGATCCTCGCGGGGGTGGCCGGTGTCGCGGCGGTCTGGCCGGATCATCGCCCGGTGACGCCGCTCGAGATCTATCTGCGCCAGGGCACGCGCCACGCGACCGAGGCGCTGAAGCGTGAGGTGGACCAGCTTTCGCCGCGCGGGGCCGATCCCGGGCCCGCCATCCAGCGGCTGAACACGCTGGGCTTCAGCTGCGCGGCCCCGGCCGGCGCCACGGGCGAATGGAACTGCACCATGCGCCGGCCGATGGAGAACCGGCAGATGCTCTCCATGGAGGTGCTGCTGCGCGTGGACCGCGGCAACGTGACCGAGACGAGCGCCCGCATCTGGGAACAGGGCGCGCGCTGAACGCCACCAAAACGGAAACAAGCCTTGAAAACCGCTGCTGAACGCCTTGTCGCCTTCCTGGTCGAACATGGCATGGACCGGGCCTTCTGCGTCCCGGGTGAGAGCTACATCGCCCTGCTGGATGCGCTGCACGACGCGCCGTTGGACCTCGTCGTCTGCCGGCATGAGGGGGGCGCGGGCTTCGCCGCCATCGCCGATGCCAAGCTGACGGGCCGGCCCGGCGTGGTGCTGGTCAGCCGCGGGCCCGGCGCCTGCAACGCCGCCATCGCGCTGCACACGGCCGAGCAGGATGCGGTGCCGCTGATCCTGCTGATCGGCCAGGTGGAGGCGCGCGACCTGCGGCGCGATGCCTTCCAGGAGATCGACTATGGCCGCATGTTCGGCGGCTTCTGCAAATTCGTGGGCGAGGCGAGCCGCCCCGAGCAGGTGCCCGAGCTGATGGCCCGCGCCTACGCCGCCGCCATGCAGGGCGTGCCTGGCCCCGTCGTGCTCTCGCTGCCCGAGGATGTGCTGGCCATGGCGTGCGCGCCCGCGGCGCCCGCCATCACGCCGGCGCGCCCCGCGCTGCCCGCGCCCGCCGAGGTGGCCCGCATCTCCGACCTGCTGCACCAGGCGGAGCGGCCCATCCTGCTCGCCGGCCATGGCTTCGAGAGTGCCGAGGGCCGGGCCGCGCTGGCCCGCTTCGCCGCGCAATGGGAGGTGCCGGTCGCCGTCTCCTTCCGCCGGCAGGACCTCTTCGACAATGCGAGCCGCTTCTACGCGGGGGATCTTGGCCTTCGGAACCCCGACGCGCAGCGCGAAGCCTTCGCCGAGGCCGACCTCATCCTCGCCTTCGGCACGCGGCTGACCGATATCACGACGCAGGGCTATTCCTGGCCGGCCCCCGGCCAGCGCCTCGTGCATCTCTGCGCCGATCCCAAGCACCTGAACTGGCACTTCCCGGCCGAGGTCGCGACCACGGCCGATCCGGTGGCGCTGATGACCGTGCTGGGCGCGCCGGGCCGGCGCCCGCCGCGCGGCGAATGGATCGCCCGGCTGCGCGCGCTGCATGTGGCCGATTGCAAGGTGACGCCGCGCGACTGGCAGGATGGCCTGGCCTTCGCCGAGGTCGCGCAGGTGGTGCATGCGGCGCTGCCGGCGGATGGCATCATCACGCTGGATGCCGGCACCTTCGGCGCGCCCTTCTACCGCAAGGCGGTGTGGCGGCCGGGGCAGCGGCTGCTGGCGCCGGTCTCGGGCGCCATGGGCTTCGGCGTGCCGGCCGCCGTCGCGGCCCTGCTGCGCGAGCCCGGCCGCACGGTGGTCTGCGGCGTGGGCGATGGCGGCATCCTGATGACGGGGGGCGAGATGGCGGTGGCGCTGGAGCGGCAATTGCCCATCAAGCTGCTGCTCTCGGAGAATCTTGGCTACGCCTCCATCCGCATCCATCAGGAGCGGCAGCACCCGGGGCGGGTCAGCGGCACCATGTTCGCCAATCCAGACTTCGCGCATTGGGCCCAGGCCTTCGGCCTGCCGGTCACGCGGGTGAACACGCGGGCCGATTTCGACGCGATGCGCGCGGCCATCGCGGCCCCAGGCCCGGCGGCGATCCTGGTGAAGACCTCCATGCAGGCGGTGCTGCCCCATGTCGCCTGAGGTGCGCGCCCAACTGGCGCCGACCGGCGTGCTGCGCGCCGCCATCAACATGAGCAACTTCCTGCTCGTCACCGGGCGCGGGCCGGAGGGCGAGCCGGACGGCGTCTCGCCCGGCATGGCGCGCGCCATCGCCGAGCGCCTGGGCGTGCCCGTGCACTACATGCCCTTCCCGCGGCCGGGCGAGCTGGCCGACGCGGTGGGGCAATGGGATATCGGCCTGATCGGCGCCGAGCCGCAGCGGGCCGAGAAGATCGCCTTCACGCCGGCCTATGCGGAGATCGAGGCCACCTACCTGGTGCGCGGCGACAGCCCCATCACCGCGCTGGACCAGGTGGACCGGCCGGGTATCCGCATCGCGGTGACGGCGCGCGCGGCCTATGACCTCTGGCTCGCCCGCAACATCCACCAGGCGGAGCTGGTGCGGGCGGAGAGCCTGGACGGCGCCTTCGACATCTTCCGCCGTGATGGGCTGGAGGTGCTGGCCGGCCTCAAGCCGCGGCTGCTCACCGATGCCGAGGCCCTGCCTGGGGCGCGCATCCTGCCCGGCAACTTCACCACGGTGCAGCAGGCCATTGGCACGGCCCGCGCCAACACCGCCGCCGCCGCCTGGCTCGCGGCGTTCGTCGCGGAGGCCAAGGCCGGTGGGCTGGTCGCCGCGCTGATCGAGAAGCACCGGGTGCGGGGGCTGTCCGTCGCGCGCTGAGGCCGGCCCATCCCGCAGGCAGGCTGCCCGGAAAAGCCGCGAACACCGCGCGGGTTTGGTTGCGCGGCCCAAAGAACATGCCAGGTGACATTGACAATGTTTGGAAACCCACCAGTTTCTGTAACCAGTTTCCCTGGGTGACCGACATGACGCCTGTGACCGTGCCTGCTGCCGCCTCGTCCTCCCGCCTCGCCCATTTCTGGGCGGGGGCGCTGCCTGCCGCGGCCCTCGCCCTGCTGCTGGCCGGTTGCGACGAGCCCCGGGCCGCCCAGGCCCCCGCCCAGCCGCCGCCGCCCGTCGCCGTCACGGTGGTGACGTTGGAGCGCAAGGAGATCCCGATCACCTCCGTGCTGCCGGGCCGGACCGCGCCGCTGCGCGTGGCCGAAATCCGGCCGCAGGTGGGCGGGCTGCTGCGCGAGCGCCTGTTCACCGAGGGCGAGTCCGTCGTCGCCGGCCAGTCCCTCTTCCAGATCGATCCCGCGCCCTTCGAGGCGGCGGTCCGCCGGGCCGAGGCGGCGCTGACCCGCATGGAGGCGGCGGAGCGCGTGGCGCAGAGCACGGTGAACCGCCTCCGCACGCTGGCGCGCTCCCAGGTGGTGAGCGAGCAGAACCTGGAGAATGCCGAGACCACGCTGCGCCAGGCGCAGGCCGACCTGGTCTCGCTGCGGGCGGCGCTGGAGACGGCGCGGATCGACCTCAACTACACCCGCGTGGCCTCTCCCATCTCGGGCCGCACGGGGCGCTCCACCGTCACGCCGGGCGCGCTGGTCACCGCCAACCAGCCGACCGCGCTGGTCACCGTGGCGCAGCTCGACCCCATCCTGGTGGACCTGACGCAGCCCAGCGCCGCCCTCTTGCAGCAGCGTCGCGACGTGGAGAGCGGCGCGCTGCGGCGCCCCTCGGCCGACCGCGCGACGGCGCGTCTCATCCTGGAGGATGGCTCGGAATACCCGCATCCGGGCGAGGTCCAGTTCTCCGAGGTGATCGTGGACCAGGGCACCGGCTCGGTGACGATGCGGGCGGTGTTTCCAAACCCGAACCAGCTGCTGCTGCCCGGCATGTTCATCCGCGCCCGGGTCGAGGAGGGGGTGACGGACCGCGCGCTCCTCGTGCCGCAGCGCGCCGTGCTGCGCACCCCGCGCGGCGAGCCCATGGCCTTCGTGGTGAATGCGGAGGGTGTGGTGGAAAGCCGCGTGCTGCGCGCCAACCGCGCCTTCGGCAATGACTGGATGGTGACGGCGGGGCTGAACCCCGGCGACCGCGTGGTGGTGGAGGGGCTGCAACGCATCCGCCCCGGCACCCGCGTGCGCGCGACCGAGCGCGGCGCGGCGGCGAGCTAGGCCCGCGCCATGGCCCGCTTCTTCATTGATCGCCCGGTCTTCGCCTGGGTCATCGCCATCGGCATCATGCTGGCGGGCGCGCTGGCGTTGCGCGGCATGGCCGTCTCGCAATACCCGGCCATCGCGCCGCCCACCATCGCGATCAACGTGACCTTCCCCGGCGCCTCGGCCGAGACGGTGCAGGCGACGGTGGTGCAGGTGATCGAGCAACAGCTCACCGGCATCGACAACCTGCTCTTCTTCGACAGCCAGACGACGAAGGACGGCCAGGCGCGCAT
This region of Sediminicoccus rosea genomic DNA includes:
- a CDS encoding CopD family protein — protein: MILEFLQPDPSLLDGATVLLRAAQYATSLGAAGIGLFLAGFGHRLDPGGLAHLRRWLLGAALAGIAVSLLGLLLRAQILSGNEAWFDGAVWRAMMVSRIGDAFWLRVVGLALLALAAMPWPVAPALAAMGALIAAASYAAMGHSTLYRPRQELSALVTLHLLAVGFWIGSLPLLIRAAMAGEAGLIAAWSRAAIAMVAVVVLAGGIAAILLVPRWDLLFAAWYGWGMIAKLLLVLGLIALAAWHRLRLAPALAEGGRPARQRLARSIRIEAVLALLVFWAAAEMVSVHPLDAGHRIAP
- a CDS encoding copper resistance CopC family protein, producing MRFLLAALLILAPGLALAHSELSGSTPPQGARLAAPPGEFVLRFNEPVQVTSLRLFDAAGQALPLQREGDAAPRREARATPAAPLPPGALRLEWRAISADGHPIRGSLRFTWEATR
- a CDS encoding ABC transporter ATP-binding protein, translated to MSLVELQGIAKGFGEGEARVQALADIHLHVDPGEVVGLRGPSGSGKSTLLNVVACILEPDAGVMRLSGETVWEGGWKRRDLRALRREKIGFIFQAHNLLPFLNATDNVALAITLSGVGLAEARRRAAALLDHLQVGRRASAMPALLSGGEAQRVAIARALANHPSIILADEPTAALDSERARVVMELLRRVAREQRAAVLVVTHDEKIFDRFDRMVNLRDGRIESETRPGA
- a CDS encoding ABC transporter permease; translation: MNLALRDIRHKLGRFLLTCAGLGLLLGVALAMVGIYRGVVDEALSLTRALGADLWVVEGGTRGPFAEASRIPGDTREAVARIAGVVAAGSVTFQTVEARAAGTAAASTAGAFRNEAGRERVGAALRVQILGYELDRPGGPPPLAEGRGIAARREMVLDRGAGQPLGAMVEIGGLRFRVVGLTARAVSSGGDPLGWITLADAQELQFRLNAPAARRATASGSAGQPRDTVNAVIARLAPHADPVLITEQLRHWKHLAALTSAEQDNILTRSVVERARKQLGLFTTILLLVSGVIVALIVYMLTMDKLREIATLKLIGAPDRAIVSLVMQQALLLGAVSFASGATLLLLVKDVFPRRVVLGPEELAGVGLVVFVICLLASLLGVRAALRIEPAQALGG
- a CDS encoding efflux RND transporter periplasmic adaptor subunit, producing MKRLRWLLLLLPPLALAWGLFAWGQRPLEVSLARPERDVPLRVFGLGTVEAQILTRIGFEVAGTLVALEADHGDRVSRGALLARLNDTSQRARIARAEASVQNAEAQQGRVAAIAERATATYAQKRSLAQRRRELANRGSGSLEAAEIAETEALTAAADLAVARADIIVAQAVLADARANLQAERGTLAKHSLAAPFDALVIARNREVGTAVQPGEVIFTLVAPGSLWALAHVDEARAGHLREGQPAEIRLRSLPGEVFPARVVRIGLESDRVTEERRVYLRCERCPERPVLGEQLQVEIETGRLPEARLVPEAAITGFDGAEGRGWVLEGGTLHHRPLRFTGRTLDARLVLDPAMPEVVTRVLPGFREGRAARASP
- a CDS encoding TRAP transporter large permease yields the protein MSSFMLTAMLVLFAASIPVAVAIGIVAVIGVAGFTNFPLIVAAQQLYVSLDRFPLAAVPFFILAGNLMDVGGISRRLVDFAKSIVGGIQGGLPATCIVTCMIFAAISGSSVATTFAIGAVMIPALIKAGYPVAFAAALMATAAELGVIIPPSIPMILYGVTTQTSIPELFMAGFGPGLLIGGALIATVLIWCRITGWGKNDGEGRLPFLTATRQAGFALFMPFVVLGGIYGGITTPTEASVIAVVYAVLVGMFLHREITLRDLYPIFKKSVISSAVIMFIIACAGLFSWLLNRQGVPDAAAELIVQTFDSPVWYLLGVNAFLFVVGMFVETSASIIVLAPILAEAAERLGINQVHFGTVMVVNLAMGMITPPFGVNLFAAAQVAGTSIDRMMRYLPIFIGVIFACLMVITYVPAIVMFLPDLVFR
- a CDS encoding TRAP transporter small permease; protein product: MNATPLAIVLGGTVLLVIAALWVGQRADGPHAQIRRAVLAADRITTGIATAIAIAALLVAVFAGFWQVVARFATETPSVWSEALVRTALVWMAFLGLAAAIRTGSLVSIDMAHRYSRGALRRGIEAAVLAGNLSLMGVLFWFGWIMAERVKFQEMAGLEVSISWGYAALPLGAAFAALGALGQFLDRRAEELEMAV
- the dctP gene encoding TRAP transporter substrate-binding protein DctP, which codes for MSLSPSTLFRRSALLAGLATLVAAGPALAQTQITIHHALPPNSHTGAGPIAFKETFERLTNNRYRIVIQRNDNEREMIESVQIGTIDCTFTSTGPVGNFVPEVRIFDVPFLFRDTAHARGVLDSEIGQQVLARFNARGLHGVIWTENGFRHLTNSRRDVNTPADIRGLKVRTMENQVHMRAFSVLGALPTPMAFSELVPALQQGTVDGQENPISVIVANNLNQVQRYMTLTNHVYSPAVMICNPGTTQRLNAADRAHFMTAARAAQAANRARVTADEASGVEELRRRGMTVITTVNTAAFQEALAPAFAEWERTMDAATLRRIRDWRPAQ